The segment GGATGCCCGATCCCGGGCCTTCCCCCCTGCAGTCGGTCCTGCCCTCCCGGCCGGTGCTGCCCTTCGGAACCGCCGCGCCGGTGGCCGAGGCCCCGGCCGTGCACCCGCCGGAACCCGCCGGGCCCGCGCACTCGGCGGCCGCCCTGGAACGGGTCCTGCGCGGCCCGAGCGGCCTGGGCACGGTCAGCCTGCACTGGACCCGGACCGAGGAAACCCCGGCCGCCGCCGAAACCCCGGCCGCCGCCGAGCCCCCGGCGCCGGCGGCCAGCCGGCCGATCCCCGGCCTCTACCACCACCCGGTACCCGAACCCGACCCCGTCCGCGTGGCGGAGCTCAGCCGGCGGATCAAGGCGTGGGCCGTGGACGAGGTGCAGGCGTTCCCCCCGGAATGGGAGGACCAGTTCGACGGCTTCTCCGTGAGCCGCTACATGGTCGCCTGCCACCCGGACGCGCCCACCGTCGACCACCTGATGCTCGCCGCCCGGCTGATGGTCGCCGAGAACGTGGTCGACGACTCCTACTGCGAGGACGGCGCCACCCCACCCGACGTCGGCGGCCGGCTGCTCCTGGCGCACACCGCCCTCGACCCGGTCCACACGACGCAGGAGTACCAGCCGGCGTGGGAGGAGTCCCTTTCCTCGGACGCCGCCCGCCGCTCCTACCGGTCGGCGATGGCGTACTTCACCCAGCTCGCCACCCCTGCCCAGTCGGACCGCTACCGGCACGACATGTCCCGGCTGCACATGGGGTACCTCGCCGAGGCGGCGTGGGACGCGACCGAGTACGTCCCGGAGGTGTGGGAGTACCTGGCGATGCGCCAGTTCAACAACTTCCGCCCCTGCCCCACGATCACCGACACCGTCGGCGGCTACGAACTCCCGGCGGAGCTCCACGCGCTGCCCGCCATGCAGCGGGTGATCGCGCTCGCCAGCAACGCCACCACCCTCGCCAACGACCTCTACTCGTACATGAAGGAACTCAAGAGCCCCGGCAAGCACCTGAACCTGCCGGTGGTCATCGCCGAGAAGGAGGGCCTCTCCGACAAGGAGGCCTACCTGAAGGCGGTCGAGGTCCACAACGACCTCATGCACGAGTTCGAGGCCGAGGCCGCCGCGCTCGCCGCGGCCTGCCCCGACCCGCGCGTGGCCCGCTTCCTGAAGGGCGTGGCCGCCTGGGTCGACGGCAACCACTACTGGCATGCCTCCAACACCTACCGATACACCCTGCCCGATTTCTGGTAAACGAGGGGACCTATTCCATGACCAGCACCGTCAGCACCAGCCCGTTCATCCCCGCACCCGCGACGCCCTACCAGGGCGACATCGCCCGCTACTGGAACGAGGAGGCCAGGCCCGTGAACCTGCGCCTCGGCGACGTCGACGGCCTTTACCACCACCACTACGGCATCGGCGCCGTCGACCACGCGGCCCTCGGGGACACCGAGGACAGCGAGTACGAGAAGAAGCTGGTGGCCGAACTGCACCGGCTGGAGTCGGCGCAGGCCGAACTCCTCCTGGACCACCTCGGCGCCATCGGCCGCGACGACATGCTCGTGGACGCCGGCTGCGGCCGCGGCGGCTCCATGGTGATGGCCCACCAGCGCTTCGGCTGCAAGGTCGAGGGCGTCACGCTCTCCGCCAAGCAGGCCGACTTCGGCAACAACCGCGCCCGTGAGCTGGGCATTGAGGAATCGGTTCACTCCCGGGTCTGCAACATGCTCGACATGCCCTTCGAGACCGGTCAGGCCGCCGGTTCCTGGAACAACGAGTCCAGCATGTACGTCGACCTGCACGACCTGATGGCCGAGCACTCCCGCGTCCTCGCCGTGGGCGGACGCTACGTCACCATCACCGGCTGCTGGAACCCCCGCTACGGCCAGCCCTCGAAGTGGGTCTCCCAGATCAACGCCCACTTCGAGTGCAACATCCACTCCCGCCGCGAGTACCTGCGCGCCATGGCCGACAACCGCCTCGTCCCCCAGGCCGTGATCGACCTGACCCCGGACACCCTCCCCTACTGGGAGCTGCGGGCCACGTCCTCGCTGGTCACCGGGATCGAGGAGGCGTTCATCGAGTCCTACCGGGACGGGTCCTTCCAGTACGTCCTGATCGCCGCCGACCGCGTCTGACCCGCCGGCGGCCGCCGACAGCCGACCGCCGGCCGCCGCACACGGACGCCGGGCCCGTCACGACGGGCCCGGCGTCCGCCTGCCGGTTCAGCTGTCCTGGAGCGTGGCCACCAGACCCGCGACGAGGTGCGCCCGCTCGGCCATGGAGCCGATCAGCAGGTACTCGTGATCGGCGTGGGCACCGCCGCCGACCGCGCCCAGACCGTCCAGCGTCGCAACCCCCAGCGCCGCCGTGAAGTTGCCGTCGCTGCCGCCGCCCACCGCCCGGCCCTCGATGCCGGGCAGCAGCCGCTGCGCCACGGCGAAGAGCCCGGCCGCCGCCGACTCGGGCATCGGCGGGCGGGTGATCGACCCCTCCACCGTGATCCGCGCCCCCGGCAGG is part of the Streptomyces katrae genome and harbors:
- a CDS encoding family 2 encapsulin nanocompartment cargo protein terpene cyclase, which encodes MPDPGPSPLQSVLPSRPVLPFGTAAPVAEAPAVHPPEPAGPAHSAAALERVLRGPSGLGTVSLHWTRTEETPAAAETPAAAEPPAPAASRPIPGLYHHPVPEPDPVRVAELSRRIKAWAVDEVQAFPPEWEDQFDGFSVSRYMVACHPDAPTVDHLMLAARLMVAENVVDDSYCEDGATPPDVGGRLLLAHTALDPVHTTQEYQPAWEESLSSDAARRSYRSAMAYFTQLATPAQSDRYRHDMSRLHMGYLAEAAWDATEYVPEVWEYLAMRQFNNFRPCPTITDTVGGYELPAELHALPAMQRVIALASNATTLANDLYSYMKELKSPGKHLNLPVVIAEKEGLSDKEAYLKAVEVHNDLMHEFEAEAAALAAACPDPRVARFLKGVAAWVDGNHYWHASNTYRYTLPDFW
- a CDS encoding geranyl diphosphate 2-C-methyltransferase; the encoded protein is MTSTVSTSPFIPAPATPYQGDIARYWNEEARPVNLRLGDVDGLYHHHYGIGAVDHAALGDTEDSEYEKKLVAELHRLESAQAELLLDHLGAIGRDDMLVDAGCGRGGSMVMAHQRFGCKVEGVTLSAKQADFGNNRARELGIEESVHSRVCNMLDMPFETGQAAGSWNNESSMYVDLHDLMAEHSRVLAVGGRYVTITGCWNPRYGQPSKWVSQINAHFECNIHSRREYLRAMADNRLVPQAVIDLTPDTLPYWELRATSSLVTGIEEAFIESYRDGSFQYVLIAADRV